GTCCAGGCCGAAATGCGGCAGCGGGCATTATTCCGACTTTTGCCTTTCCGGGCGAGATTGCACCGGGGCAGTTTGGACCAACAATCCGGACGCCACGGGTTTTTGCGACCGCAATCGCCTTGATTGCATCGAGTACCGGTACCCCTTCGGTCACACAGACGATTAGTTTTACGCCGGAGAAGACCGCTTCGAGTAGCGCATCGCCGGCAAAGTTGGCAGGTACAAAGATGATTGATGCATCGGCACCGGTTGCCCGGACCGCTTCGGCAACCGAGTTGAAAACCGGTATGCCGTCAATCTCCTGACCGCCTTTGCCCGGGGTTACACCGCCGACCACCTGGGTGCCGTACTCTTTCATCAATCGGGCGTGAAAGGCGCCGTCTCTGCCGGTTATGCCCTGAACAATCAGCCGGGTGTTCTGGTCAATCAGGATGCTCATCTTGCCTCCTTTGCCTTGGCAACTGCCAGTTTGACCGCTTCACTCATCCCGGTGGCACTATAGACCGGGCTATCAGCGAGCAGGGCACACGCCTTTTCGGCGTTGGTGCCAACAAGACGGGCAACAATCGGCACTTTGATGTCGGCTTTCTTTATTGCAGCGATGAGCCCCTGAGCGATGTCGTCACAGCGGGTGATGCCGCCGAAGATGTTGACGAGAATCGCTTTGACATTGGGGTCGGAGAGGATGATGCGCATTGCGGTTATCATCTTTTCGGGCGATGAGGAGCCACCGACATCAAGGAAGTTTGCCGGTTCACCACCATACCGTTTGATTAAGTCCATCGTCGCCATTGCCAGGCCCGCACCGTTGACAATGCAGCCAACATTGCCGGAGAGTTTGATGTAAGAAAGACCCGCGGCTTTGGCTTCAATCTCTTTGGGCTCTTCACCTTCCGGGTCGCGCAACGCCTCATTTTCGGGATGGCGGAAAAGGGCGTTGTCGTCAAAGTTGATTTTCGCATCCAGGGCGAGCAGTTTGCCATCATCGGTTAACACCAGCGGGTTGATTTCAACAAGCGAGCAGTCGCGCTCGACAAATATCTGGTAAAGTTTCTGGCAGATGGTGGTGAAGGCGCTGGTCAGTTTCAGGTCACCGAACAAAGAAAAACCGATGGTGCGGGTTTGGAAGGGCAGGATGCCGAGCAAGGGGTCGATTTCTGCCTTGAGAATTTTTTCCGGGCTGGTTTTCGCAACCTCTTCAATCTCAACGCCACCCGCGGCAGAGGCGATGAGAACCGGTTGCCGGGCAGAACGGTCAACCGTAATACCGAGGTAGAATTCGGATTTGATTGGGACGCATTCGGAGACGAGGAGTTTTGTGACCTTCAAGCCTTTGATTGTCATACCGAGGATTTTTTCGGCGGTGGGCAGAACATCTTCAAACCGGTCAACCCGTTTGACACCACCGGCTTTACCGCGACCACCAACCAGGACCTGGGCTTTGAGTACCGCCGGAACACCAACCGCAATTGATGCCTGTTTTGCTTCGTTTGGTGATTTTACCATCTGCTCGCGCGGTGTGGGAATTCCCGCCCGGGCAAAAATCTGTTTAGCCTGATATTCATGGATTTTCATACAGGTTAAATCTAACGAAAACCGGCGCAGGGTCAAGCGGGTGTTTTGGGCTTTGCGCTAATTGTTGCCCGGTGTGGGGTTGAATAGCTGGTAGAGGGTTGTGCCGGTTGCGGTGTCGTGCCATACGGGCTGGATAAACGGGCGCTGGTTTTCCAGCCAGATGAGGAGGTAGGGAAATTTGAGACGGTTAACCGATAACTTTTCTAACTGCTGTTGGGTGCGGTTGAAGGTGTTGACAAAGTAGATATTGCCGGCGGGAGAACGCTGTTTTAGGGAGTCAGTTGTGGTATAAAATCGGCTGGAGTCGCGTTTGGTTTCAAGGATGAGGTCGGGTATTGAGATAAGCCAGGTGTCGGGCAGAAAGGCGCTGAGGTAGTCAAATTCCGGTTCCCAGTTGCCGAAAACGGTTTTCGCTTTACCGGGCTCGTGTTCAAGAAGGACAAAATCAGCCAGTTTTTGCGCGGTTTGCCATTTAAGGTAAGGCTGGTGGTTTTTGATA
The nucleotide sequence above comes from candidate division WOR-3 bacterium. Encoded proteins:
- the sucC gene encoding ADP-forming succinate--CoA ligase subunit beta: MKIHEYQAKQIFARAGIPTPREQMVKSPNEAKQASIAVGVPAVLKAQVLVGGRGKAGGVKRVDRFEDVLPTAEKILGMTIKGLKVTKLLVSECVPIKSEFYLGITVDRSARQPVLIASAAGGVEIEEVAKTSPEKILKAEIDPLLGILPFQTRTIGFSLFGDLKLTSAFTTICQKLYQIFVERDCSLVEINPLVLTDDGKLLALDAKINFDDNALFRHPENEALRDPEGEEPKEIEAKAAGLSYIKLSGNVGCIVNGAGLAMATMDLIKRYGGEPANFLDVGGSSSPEKMITAMRIILSDPNVKAILVNIFGGITRCDDIAQGLIAAIKKADIKVPIVARLVGTNAEKACALLADSPVYSATGMSEAVKLAVAKAKEAR
- the sucD gene encoding succinate--CoA ligase subunit alpha, with the translated sequence MSILIDQNTRLIVQGITGRDGAFHARLMKEYGTQVVGGVTPGKGGQEIDGIPVFNSVAEAVRATGADASIIFVPANFAGDALLEAVFSGVKLIVCVTEGVPVLDAIKAIAVAKTRGVRIVGPNCPGAISPGKAKVGIMPAAAFRPGPVGIVSRSGTLTYEIAANTGEFGQSTVIGIGGDPVIGTNFIDCLKMFQDDPETRAIVIVGEIGGSDEEKAAQFVRQYVTKPVFGFIAGQTAPPDKRMGHAGAIISAGSGTAAEKIQAFQSAGIEVIYEPEQLAEKLKAKLT